A portion of the Microbacterium hominis genome contains these proteins:
- a CDS encoding TIGR03943 family putative permease subunit — protein sequence MSEASPARAIVRESLVTRWLGVGLAAILAVVTVSLALTGQLGLYINPDSTWFAVSMSVVVLIGAIASFALPLGAEADHGHDHGDGHDSGHDHGDGHAHAHGAAQHEVPEPTHAHRPSPLGVAATVTGGVAASGIVLLTLVLPPATLSAELAMSRDTGAAPLFAGSDVVNLAATGDTSAFGVGEWSAVFATATNPEAFDGDPVELTGFVTPGERGDFALTRLVITHCVIDAQPASVPIVDDGGVPSTGQWITVSGTVRSTSDGRLAIVADTVDEIDEPEDPYEF from the coding sequence TTGTCTGAGGCCTCTCCCGCCCGCGCGATCGTGCGCGAATCCCTGGTCACCCGGTGGCTGGGGGTCGGGCTCGCGGCGATCCTCGCCGTGGTGACCGTCTCGCTCGCGCTCACCGGGCAGCTGGGCCTGTACATCAACCCCGATTCGACGTGGTTCGCCGTGTCGATGTCGGTCGTCGTGCTGATCGGGGCGATCGCCTCGTTCGCGCTGCCGCTGGGTGCCGAAGCCGACCACGGCCACGACCACGGCGACGGCCACGACTCCGGCCACGACCACGGCGACGGCCACGCCCACGCCCACGGCGCCGCTCAGCACGAGGTCCCTGAGCCGACGCACGCGCACCGCCCTTCGCCGTTGGGCGTGGCCGCCACGGTGACCGGCGGGGTCGCGGCATCCGGAATCGTGCTCCTCACCCTCGTGCTGCCGCCCGCGACGCTCTCGGCCGAGCTCGCGATGTCGCGCGACACGGGCGCGGCGCCCCTGTTCGCCGGGTCCGATGTCGTGAACCTCGCTGCCACCGGCGACACCTCCGCGTTCGGGGTCGGCGAGTGGTCGGCCGTGTTCGCGACGGCGACGAACCCCGAGGCGTTCGACGGCGACCCGGTCGAGCTCACCGGCTTCGTGACGCCGGGCGAGCGGGGCGACTTCGCCCTCACGCGCCTGGTCATCACCCACTGCGTCATCGACGCCCAGCCGGCCAGTGTGCCGATCGTCGACGACGGCGGCGTGCCGAGCACCGGGCAGTGGATCACGGTGTCCGGCACCGTGCGCTCCACCTCGGACGGACGCCTGGCGATCGTCGCCGACACCGTCGACGAGATCGACGAGCCCGAGGACCCGTATGAGTTCTGA
- a CDS encoding permease, with protein sequence MSRPDPGTARYTPRTARPDPRPAARLAAAVGIGAVVVAALFLIDAFAPTLFPASLPTRAQDGLTLAISVLIESLPFVALGVVLSIVVQVWVPPGVIERWMPRTPWLRRAVLSLLGMFIPVCECGNVPFARGLLMRGFSVPETLTFLIAAPIVNPIVIITTHQAFGFDDGILIARLLGGYAIANLIGWLYSRHPSPDTLLTERFRDTCALVTHEPGSRWRRTMAQFVIELRAVMPALIIGSALAGAVQVLVPRETLLAIGSNPALSIVAMIALAMVVSICSNVDSFFALSFASTFTPGSIVAFLLVGPLVDVKMLALLRTTFTTRTLAGIVVVVVLAAFAIGTAVNLLV encoded by the coding sequence ATGTCGCGTCCTGACCCCGGCACCGCGCGGTACACGCCCCGCACCGCGCGCCCGGATCCTCGCCCCGCCGCCCGCCTGGCCGCCGCCGTCGGCATCGGCGCGGTCGTCGTCGCAGCCCTCTTCCTGATCGACGCGTTCGCGCCCACGCTGTTCCCGGCATCCCTTCCGACACGTGCGCAGGACGGCCTCACCCTGGCCATCAGCGTGCTGATCGAGTCGCTGCCGTTCGTGGCGCTCGGTGTGGTGCTGTCGATCGTGGTGCAGGTCTGGGTGCCGCCTGGAGTCATCGAGAGATGGATGCCGCGCACGCCGTGGCTGCGTCGGGCCGTGCTCTCGCTGCTGGGCATGTTCATTCCGGTGTGCGAATGCGGGAATGTGCCCTTCGCGCGCGGTCTCCTCATGCGCGGATTCAGCGTGCCCGAGACCCTCACCTTCCTCATCGCCGCGCCGATCGTGAACCCGATCGTGATCATCACGACGCACCAGGCGTTCGGGTTCGACGACGGCATCCTCATCGCACGACTCCTCGGCGGCTACGCGATCGCCAACCTCATCGGCTGGCTGTACAGCCGGCATCCCTCCCCCGATACCCTGCTCACCGAGCGCTTCCGCGACACGTGCGCGCTCGTCACGCACGAACCCGGCAGCCGCTGGCGCCGCACGATGGCGCAGTTCGTGATCGAGCTGCGGGCCGTCATGCCGGCTCTCATCATCGGCTCGGCGCTCGCCGGCGCGGTGCAGGTGCTCGTTCCCCGTGAGACGCTGCTGGCGATCGGCTCGAATCCGGCGCTGTCGATCGTCGCGATGATCGCGCTCGCGATGGTGGTGTCGATCTGCTCCAACGTCGACTCGTTCTTCGCGCTGTCGTTCGCCTCGACCTTCACGCCGGGGTCGATCGTCGCGTTCCTCCTGGTCGGTCCCCTCGTCGACGTCAAGATGCTGGCGCTCCTGCGCACGACGTTCACCACGCGCACGCTCGCCGGGATCGTGGTCGTGGTGGTGCTCGCGGCCTTCGCGATCGGGACGGCGGTGAACCTCCTTGTCTGA
- a CDS encoding Fur family transcriptional regulator: MAQRNTWQRERVREALADARGFVSAQTLHATLRDENTGIGLATVYRALAGLAAQGDADSLQSPEGEALYRACTSTGHHHHLICRSCGLTVEIAATDVEEWARRTAAAHGFREAEHIVDIFGLCATCASARDAADVAS; encoded by the coding sequence ATGGCCCAGCGGAACACGTGGCAGCGCGAACGCGTGCGCGAAGCACTCGCCGACGCGCGCGGTTTCGTGAGCGCGCAGACGCTCCACGCCACTCTCCGCGACGAGAACACCGGCATCGGCCTGGCCACCGTGTACCGCGCCCTCGCCGGTCTCGCGGCGCAGGGCGACGCGGACTCGCTGCAGAGCCCCGAGGGCGAGGCGCTGTACCGGGCGTGCACGAGCACCGGCCACCACCACCATCTGATCTGCCGGTCGTGCGGACTCACCGTCGAGATCGCCGCCACCGACGTGGAGGAGTGGGCGCGCCGCACGGCCGCCGCCCACGGGTTCCGCGAGGCGGAGCACATCGTCGACATCTTCGGCCTGTGCGCGACGTGCGCAAGTGCTCGGGATGCCGCTGATGTCGCGTCCTGA